Proteins encoded within one genomic window of Jiangella mangrovi:
- a CDS encoding calcineurin-like phosphoesterase C-terminal domain-containing protein has translation MIGAGVTATVTGLGATGFGLAGAEVAPETETATGVVYDDANRNGKRDSGEAGVANVSVSNGRDVVRTDAQGEYSLQVDDQTVIFISKPAGWMVPVNDVQLPQFYYKHYPNGSPYELRYGGVEPTGPLPESVDFPMYQDDSVDKTFSALAFADPQTSNVGQINTMAIDVIAGIVGNTDARFGLTVGDVVNDPLDLFAPHNQAVSAIGIPWWNTPGNHDMDYDAPTDENATDTYKETFGPTDYSFDYGQVHFVLMDNVLHEGPDHGYIGYLNDEQLQWLENDLRYVPEDRLIVIGTHIPLATNATTSDGVNTTNLPELFSILEDREHVYTISGHDTSNSWQMYMGEEHGWYGPKDFHHQVLAEVRGSGWNTGPRDSRGIQAADMSDGNPNGHYELFFDGNEYKAEFKPASLPEEYQVRLTFDGGWDDQVRIPGGVSGVDGFAPGAVRFAARDWTGLGVQRPTVTANVFDGGERHTVEVSVDGGRFVPMTHLAPQNDPYISVLRSTLTGSLRPAAPEPSSHLWSFELPRGLRFGEHTVVVRSTDPYGKVSTTDETITVTGGRP, from the coding sequence TTGATCGGCGCCGGCGTCACCGCGACGGTGACCGGCCTCGGCGCGACGGGCTTCGGCCTGGCCGGCGCCGAGGTGGCGCCCGAGACCGAGACCGCCACCGGTGTCGTCTACGACGACGCCAACCGCAACGGCAAGCGCGACAGCGGCGAGGCCGGCGTGGCGAACGTGTCGGTGTCGAACGGCCGCGACGTCGTCCGCACCGACGCGCAGGGCGAGTACAGCCTGCAGGTCGACGACCAGACCGTCATCTTCATCAGCAAGCCGGCCGGCTGGATGGTCCCCGTCAACGACGTCCAGCTGCCGCAGTTCTACTACAAGCACTACCCGAACGGCAGCCCGTACGAGCTGCGCTACGGCGGCGTCGAGCCGACCGGCCCGCTGCCGGAGTCGGTCGACTTCCCGATGTACCAGGACGACTCCGTCGACAAGACGTTCTCGGCGCTGGCCTTCGCCGACCCGCAGACGTCGAACGTCGGGCAGATCAACACCATGGCGATCGACGTCATCGCCGGCATCGTCGGCAACACCGACGCCCGCTTCGGCCTCACCGTCGGCGACGTCGTCAACGACCCGCTGGACCTGTTCGCGCCGCACAACCAGGCGGTGTCGGCCATCGGCATCCCGTGGTGGAACACGCCGGGCAACCACGACATGGACTACGACGCGCCGACCGACGAGAACGCCACGGACACCTACAAGGAGACGTTCGGGCCGACGGACTACTCGTTCGACTACGGCCAGGTCCACTTCGTGCTCATGGACAACGTGCTGCACGAGGGCCCGGACCACGGCTACATCGGCTACCTGAACGACGAGCAGCTGCAGTGGCTGGAGAACGACCTGCGGTATGTGCCGGAGGACAGGCTGATCGTCATCGGGACGCACATCCCGCTGGCCACCAACGCCACCACGTCCGACGGCGTCAACACCACCAACCTGCCCGAGCTGTTCTCGATCCTCGAGGACCGCGAGCACGTGTACACGATCTCCGGCCACGACACCAGCAACAGCTGGCAGATGTACATGGGCGAGGAGCACGGCTGGTATGGCCCGAAGGACTTCCACCACCAGGTCCTCGCCGAGGTCCGCGGCAGCGGCTGGAACACCGGCCCGCGCGACTCGCGCGGCATCCAGGCGGCGGACATGTCCGACGGCAACCCGAACGGCCACTACGAGCTGTTCTTCGACGGCAACGAGTACAAGGCCGAGTTCAAGCCGGCCAGCCTGCCGGAGGAGTACCAGGTCCGGCTCACCTTCGACGGCGGCTGGGACGACCAGGTCCGCATCCCCGGCGGCGTGAGCGGTGTCGACGGCTTCGCTCCGGGCGCCGTGCGGTTCGCGGCGCGCGACTGGACGGGTCTCGGCGTCCAGCGCCCGACGGTGACGGCGAACGTCTTCGACGGCGGCGAGCGTCACACCGTCGAGGTCAGCGTCGACGGCGGCCGCTTCGTCCCGATGACGCACCTGGCCCCGCAGAACGACCCGTACATCTCGGTCCTGCGCTCGACGCTGACGGGCAGCCTCCGCCCGGCCGCGCCCGAGCCGTCGTCGCACCTGTGGTCGTTCGAGCTGCCGCGCGGCCTGCGGTTCGGCGAGCACACCGTCGTCGTCCGCAGCACCGACCCGTACGGCAAGGTCTCGACCACCGACGAGACCATCACCGTCACGGGCGGCCGCCCGTAG
- a CDS encoding polysaccharide deacetylase family protein has product MSRELRAALILCLVVGVIVGAARSDPQGGSGGTSAAAASVQAKSSPQRLLGLKPAAADGSAPVAEVDDAGTRRLNGREGNTVALTFDDGPHPDQTPAVLQILRDYDITATFCLVGEMARLYPDLVREIADDGHRLCDHTITHDTSLPDKPADVIEDEIGGTLDAIEEAVPGVEVPFYRAPGGNFAANVNEIAAEHDQVPLGWSVDPGDWRKPGARAIHDYVAEHVHPGAIILLHDGGGDRSGTIDALPEIIETLRDAGYEFVVPRA; this is encoded by the coding sequence GTGTCCCGAGAGCTCCGGGCTGCCCTCATTCTGTGCCTGGTCGTGGGCGTCATCGTCGGCGCCGCGCGCAGCGACCCCCAGGGCGGTTCCGGCGGCACGTCGGCCGCGGCCGCCTCCGTGCAGGCGAAGTCGTCGCCGCAGCGGCTGCTCGGGCTGAAGCCGGCCGCCGCCGACGGCTCCGCGCCGGTCGCCGAGGTCGACGACGCCGGCACCCGCCGCCTCAACGGCCGCGAGGGCAACACCGTCGCGCTCACCTTCGACGACGGCCCGCACCCCGACCAGACGCCCGCCGTCCTGCAGATCCTCCGCGACTATGACATCACCGCGACGTTCTGCCTGGTCGGCGAGATGGCGCGGCTCTACCCGGACCTCGTCCGCGAGATCGCCGACGACGGCCACCGGCTCTGCGACCACACCATCACCCACGACACTTCGCTGCCGGACAAGCCGGCCGACGTCATCGAGGACGAGATCGGCGGCACGCTCGACGCCATCGAAGAGGCCGTCCCCGGCGTCGAGGTGCCGTTCTACCGCGCGCCCGGCGGCAACTTCGCCGCCAACGTCAACGAGATCGCCGCCGAGCACGACCAGGTGCCCCTCGGCTGGAGCGTCGACCCCGGCGACTGGCGCAAACCCGGCGCCCGCGCCATCCACGACTACGTCGCCGAGCACGTCCACCCTGGCGCGATCATCCTCCTGCACGACGGCGGCGGCGACCGGTCGGGCACCATCGATGCGCTGCCCGAGATCATCGAGACCCTCCGCGACGCCGGCTACGAGTTCGTCGTCCCGCGCGCCTGA
- a CDS encoding DedA family protein — MDTMGAVGAGLAIFLENLFPPLPSEVILPLAGFTASRGDMNLAAAIIWTTVGSVVGALVWYAVGAAVGRDRTRAILAKLPLVKMADVDKAEGWFAKHGVKTIFFGRMIPIFRSFISIPAGVERMSLTVFLLFTALGSAIWNTVFILLGYQLGQNWDAVERYVGLFQYAVIAAVVVAVVVFVVLRVRQNRQARDRARHRARG, encoded by the coding sequence ATGGACACCATGGGCGCGGTCGGCGCCGGCCTCGCGATCTTCCTCGAGAACCTCTTCCCGCCGCTGCCCAGCGAGGTCATCCTGCCGCTGGCGGGGTTCACCGCCAGCCGCGGCGACATGAACCTGGCGGCGGCGATCATCTGGACGACGGTGGGCTCGGTGGTCGGCGCGCTGGTCTGGTACGCCGTGGGCGCGGCGGTGGGGCGCGACCGCACCCGGGCCATCCTGGCGAAGCTGCCGCTGGTGAAGATGGCCGACGTCGACAAGGCCGAGGGCTGGTTCGCCAAGCATGGGGTGAAGACGATCTTCTTCGGGCGGATGATCCCGATCTTCCGCAGCTTCATCTCCATCCCGGCCGGCGTCGAGCGCATGTCGCTGACGGTGTTCCTGCTGTTCACTGCGCTGGGCAGCGCCATCTGGAACACCGTGTTCATCCTGCTCGGCTACCAGCTGGGGCAGAACTGGGACGCCGTCGAGCGCTACGTCGGGCTGTTCCAGTACGCCGTCATCGCGGCGGTCGTCGTGGCGGTGGTGGTGTTCGTGGTGCTGCGGGTGCGGCAGAACCGGCAGGCCCGCGACCGCGCCCGGCACCGCGCCCGCGGCTGA
- a CDS encoding CoA transferase, whose product MRPLDGVRVIEAANYVSGPFAGLLLAQLGAEVVKLEQPGVGDAFRKWRNGASSPTFGALNYGKQSVAVDLKSAAGQEVVRELLRDADVLVENFRPGVLERYGLGPDAVAALAPRLVYCSITGYGPDGPLAGEPGYDTVGQARSGLLSLLTDLDAPQPMGFSLSDHLTGVFAGLGIVAALRSREVTGRGTWVRTSLLEATVGLMAESFGRYLADGDVPRRGHRARLAQVFTVVAADGKAVAVHLSSPEKFWQGLASALERPDLLTDERFRDRPGRIEHYDALRAVISAVAGGLTRAELLARLAAHGVPCAAVQDLEEVAGDEQVRHLGLITETSGDRGSPVRHPRAPVTGTGWLDGPPLGDPPGLGDDTAAVLAAAGLTAERLASLTAAGVIAVR is encoded by the coding sequence GTGCGCCCGCTCGACGGCGTCCGGGTCATCGAGGCGGCCAACTACGTCAGCGGGCCGTTCGCGGGGCTCCTGTTGGCGCAGCTGGGCGCCGAGGTGGTGAAGCTCGAGCAGCCGGGCGTCGGCGACGCGTTCCGCAAGTGGCGCAACGGCGCGTCCAGCCCCACCTTCGGCGCGCTGAACTACGGCAAGCAGTCCGTCGCCGTGGACCTGAAGTCCGCGGCCGGCCAGGAGGTGGTCCGAGAGCTGCTGCGCGACGCCGACGTGCTGGTCGAGAACTTCCGGCCCGGCGTGCTGGAGCGGTACGGGCTGGGGCCGGACGCCGTCGCCGCTCTGGCCCCGAGGCTGGTGTACTGCTCGATCACCGGCTACGGCCCCGACGGGCCGCTGGCCGGCGAGCCCGGCTACGACACCGTCGGCCAGGCCCGCAGCGGGCTGCTGAGCCTGCTGACCGACCTCGACGCGCCGCAGCCGATGGGGTTCTCGCTGTCGGATCACCTCACCGGCGTGTTCGCCGGCCTCGGGATCGTGGCCGCGCTGCGCTCGCGGGAGGTGACCGGCCGCGGCACCTGGGTGCGGACCTCGCTGCTCGAGGCCACGGTCGGGCTGATGGCCGAGAGCTTCGGCCGCTACCTCGCCGACGGCGACGTCCCGCGGCGTGGTCACCGGGCCCGGCTGGCGCAGGTGTTCACCGTCGTCGCCGCGGACGGGAAGGCGGTCGCCGTCCACCTGTCGTCGCCGGAGAAGTTCTGGCAGGGCCTGGCGTCAGCACTCGAGCGGCCGGACCTCTTGACCGACGAGCGGTTCCGGGACCGGCCGGGGCGGATCGAGCACTACGATGCGCTGCGCGCCGTGATCTCGGCGGTTGCCGGCGGTCTGACCCGGGCCGAGCTGCTGGCCCGGCTCGCCGCTCACGGCGTTCCTTGTGCCGCCGTTCAGGACCTCGAGGAGGTGGCCGGCGACGAGCAGGTCCGCCACCTCGGGCTGATCACCGAGACCAGCGGCGACCGGGGGAGCCCGGTGCGCCATCCGCGGGCGCCCGTCACCGGCACGGGCTGGCTCGACGGGCCGCCGCTGGGCGATCCGCCCGGGCTCGGCGACGACACCGCGGCGGTGCTGGCGGCGGCAGGCCTGACGGCGGAGCGTCTCGCCTCGTTGACGGCCGCGGGGGTGATCGCCGTCCGGTGA